A stretch of Natronobacterium texcoconense DNA encodes these proteins:
- the wecB gene encoding non-hydrolyzing UDP-N-acetylglucosamine 2-epimerase yields MRVCSIVGARPQFVKAAVVSRKIRDVGEETLVHTGQHYDEEMSDVFFEELDIPEPEYNLGVASDTHGRQTAAMITRLEPVLESVQPDAILLYGDTNSTLAGAIVGSKRDATVAHVEAGLRSGNREMPEEINRILTDHASELCFAPSEAAVGNLAAEGISEGVFWTGDVMYDALLEARDRSSEASSILSELGLREGEFVLATVHRQRNTDVRSNLASIVDALVDAPLPVVFPAHPRTVDRLQAYGLWERATEELEVIEPQGYLDFVRLLDAAERVATDSGGVQKEAFFLETRCVTLREETEWEETVDAGWNQLVGSDPARIRAALAADWYPNSHPRPYGDGLASRRIVSLLQRELDVADPDRRLEAAPLD; encoded by the coding sequence ATGCGGGTCTGCTCGATCGTCGGTGCGCGACCGCAGTTCGTCAAGGCCGCGGTCGTCTCGAGAAAGATCCGTGACGTCGGCGAGGAGACCCTCGTCCACACAGGCCAACACTACGACGAGGAGATGTCGGACGTCTTCTTCGAGGAACTGGACATCCCCGAACCCGAGTACAACCTTGGGGTCGCTTCCGACACCCACGGTCGCCAGACGGCGGCGATGATAACGCGACTCGAGCCGGTACTCGAGTCGGTCCAGCCCGACGCAATCTTGCTGTACGGCGACACCAACTCGACGCTTGCGGGCGCTATCGTCGGTTCGAAACGCGACGCCACGGTCGCCCACGTCGAGGCCGGCCTCCGCAGTGGGAATCGCGAGATGCCCGAGGAGATCAATCGTATCTTGACGGACCACGCCTCCGAACTCTGTTTCGCGCCGAGCGAGGCCGCCGTCGGCAACCTCGCCGCGGAGGGCATCTCCGAGGGCGTCTTCTGGACCGGCGACGTGATGTACGACGCCTTACTCGAGGCCCGCGACCGCTCGAGCGAGGCGTCGTCGATCCTCTCGGAACTCGGCCTCCGCGAGGGCGAGTTCGTCCTCGCGACGGTCCATCGCCAGCGAAACACCGACGTCAGGTCGAACCTGGCGTCGATCGTCGACGCGCTGGTCGACGCCCCGCTCCCGGTCGTCTTCCCGGCTCACCCGCGGACGGTCGACCGACTTCAGGCGTACGGACTCTGGGAGCGAGCGACCGAGGAACTCGAGGTGATCGAACCCCAGGGCTACCTCGACTTCGTTCGACTGCTCGACGCGGCCGAACGCGTCGCGACGGATTCGGGTGGCGTCCAGAAGGAAGCGTTCTTCCTCGAGACGCGATGTGTCACCTTGCGGGAGGAAACCGAGTGGGAGGAGACCGTCGACGCCGGCTGGAATCAGCTGGTCGGTTCGGATCCCGCCCGAATTCGCGCGGCGCTCGCGGCGGACTGGTACCCCAACTCCCATCCCCGACCCTACGGCGACGGACTGGCCAGCCGACGCATCGTCAGCCTGCTCCAGCGGGAACTCGACGTGGCGGATCCGGATCGACGACTCGAGGCGGCCCCGCTCGACTGA